The window CGTCGCCGCGTACACCGCCAGGAGATCGTTGCCGTCCACCTGGACCCCCGGCATCCCGTACGCCAGCGCCTTCCGCGCCAGCGTCTTCGCCCGCGTCTGCTTCGCCACCGGCACCGAGATCGCCCACTGGTTGTTCTCGCAACAGAACACCACCGGCGCCTGAAAGACTCCCGCGAAGTTCATCGCCTCGTGAAAGTCCCCGTGCGACGTCGCCCCGTCCCCCAGAAACACCAGCACCACGCTGTCCTCCCGCTTGTAACGGGCGGCATACGCGAGCCCGACCGCGTGAGGGATCTGGCTCGCGACGGGGATGCAGAGCGCCAGGTCGCGGCACCCCGCGGGGAGGCGCATCCCTTCCGCGTAACCCGCGAGGTAGAGGATCAGGCTCTCGAGCGCCCATCCCCGCCAGAGGAACGCCGGGAGCTGACGGAAGACCGGCACCAGCCAGTCGGTGGGGCGGAGGGCGTACGCCGCGCCGAGCGCCACCGCCTCCTGGCCGAGGCCCGACAGCGCGGTCCCGATCCGTCCCTGGCGCTGGAGAATGAGGAGGCGCTCGTCGGCTTTTCGGGCGTGGAGCATGGTCCGGTAGAGCCGACGGAGGTCCGCGGGCGGGATCGCGGGCTCGAGGGCGCTGTCCACCCGACCGTCGGCATCGAGGATCGAGAGGAACTCGATCGGTTCGGGCAAGTCAATGGGTTCGCGCGGCATCGGTCGTTCCCGACTCTGTGACCTCGCGCCGTCCTGTCACCGACGACCGTCGGGACGGCGCAGGTGAGTGGGCGAGCCCAGGAAGAGGTGGGCGGCCTCGGCGAAGGTCTCGGAGAGCGTCGGGTGCGTGTGGATGGTGCCCGCCAGGTCTTCGGCGACCGCGGCCAACTCCACGCCGAGGACTCCTTCGGCGAGAAGCTCGCCGGCGTGAGGTCCGACGATCCCCACGCCCAGGAGCCGCCCGGTGCCTTCCTCGAAGACCAGCTTGGTGAGCCCGTCGGTCCGGTCCATGGCGACGGCGCGGCCGGAGGCGGACCAGGGTACGCGCGCGACCCGGGGGGTGATCCCCTGAGCCTGCGCCTCGGCGTCCGTGAGACCGGCCCAGGCCACCTCGGGATCGGTGAAGACGACCGCCGGAATCGCCTGGGCGTCGAAGGCGACAGGTCGGCCCGCGATGGCTTCGGCCGCCACCCTCCCCTCGTAGATCGCCTTGTGGGCGAGCAGCGGCGCTCCCGCGACGTCGCCGATGGCGAAGATCCGCGGATCCGTGGTGCGGCGCCTCGCATCGACACGGACGAAGCCGCGCGGATCGATCTCGACCCTCGTGTGCTCGAGGCCGAGGCCGTCGGAGTTGGGCTGGCGGCCAACGGCGACGAGGACGCGGTCGAACTCCTGGGGCGATGTCACGCCCTCGCCTTCCAGACTGACGGCCAGCCCCGCGGTCGTCTCCTCGACCCCGACGACCTTCGTCGAGAGGTGGACGGCCGCGAAGGTCTGCCGCACCCGGCGCGCGAGAGGCTCCACCAGGTCCCGGTCCACGCCGGGGAGGAGCCCGTCGGTCAGCTCGACCAGCGTCACGCGGCTCCCGAGCGCGGCGTAGATCGTCCCGATCTCAAGGCCGATGTAGCCGCCCCCGACGACGAGGAGCCGCTCAGGCACCTCGGGCAGTTCGAGCGCCATCCTGGAGTCCATGAGCCGTGGCGAGTCCACCGTCACGCCGGAAAGCGCGACGGGGCGAGAGCCGGTGGCGAGGATCAAGTGGCGGAACCGGAGCCACCCGGCCCGCTCCCCCTGGACCCGAAGCGTCCACTCATCCTCGAGCGTGCCCCGACCCTGAACCACGTCCACCCCGCGGTCGCGGGCGAGGGCGTCGAGCCCTCTCGCCAGCTTGGCGATCTGCTCGTCCTTCCAGCTCCGGAGCCGGTCCAGGACGACCTTGGGCTCGCCGAACTCGACGCCGGCGGCGCGCGCCCGCGCCGCATCGGCGATGAGGGCCGCCACGCCCAGGAGCGCCTTGGACGGGATGCACCCGACGTGGAGGCACTCGCCGCCCAGGGCCGGCGCTGCCTCGACGAGGATCGTTTCGAGACCCAGGTCGGCGGCGCGAAAGGCTGCCGCGTAGCCGCCGGGTCCACCTCCGACCACGACCACCTCGGCCTCGCGCTGGAGATCGCCGACAACCACGTCTGTCTCCGTTACACCTCGAGGAGCAAGCGCTCGGGATCCTCCAGCAGACGGACCAGGTCGGTCATGAAGCGCGCCGCGTCCGCCCCATCCAGGACGCGGTGATCGAACGAGAGCGCGAGGGCAAGGATCAGGCGCGGGACGATCTCACCGTTGCGGACCACGGGCAGCTCGCGGGCACGGGCCACGCCCAGGATGGCCACCTCGGGGTAGTTGATGATCGGCGTCGCGGCGGTTCCGCCGAGGCGCCCCGTGTTGGTGACCGTAAAGGTGCCGCCACGCAGGTCCTCGAGCGACACCTTCCCCGCGCGGGTCCGTTCGACGAGCGCCGCGACTTCACCGGCAAGCTCGGGGATCCGCTTCTTGTCCACGTCCCGGACGACCGGCACGACGAGGCCCCGCTCCGAGTCCACCGCGACGCCCAGGTGGTAGTAGCGCTTGAGCACCAGCTCACCGCGCTCGTGGTCGAGGCTCGCGTTGAAGCGCGGGTGCGCCTGGAGTGTGAGCGCGGCCGCCTTCAGCAGGAGAAC is drawn from Candidatus Rokuibacteriota bacterium and contains these coding sequences:
- a CDS encoding pyruvate dehydrogenase (acetyl-transferring) E1 component subunit alpha, whose translation is MPREPIDLPEPIEFLSILDADGRVDSALEPAIPPADLRRLYRTMLHARKADERLLILQRQGRIGTALSGLGQEAVALGAAYALRPTDWLVPVFRQLPAFLWRGWALESLILYLAGYAEGMRLPAGCRDLALCIPVASQIPHAVGLAYAARYKREDSVVLVFLGDGATSHGDFHEAMNFAGVFQAPVVFCCENNQWAISVPVAKQTRAKTLARKALAYGMPGVQVDGNDLLAVYAAT
- the lpdA gene encoding dihydrolipoyl dehydrogenase → MVVGDLQREAEVVVVGGGPGGYAAAFRAADLGLETILVEAAPALGGECLHVGCIPSKALLGVAALIADAARARAAGVEFGEPKVVLDRLRSWKDEQIAKLARGLDALARDRGVDVVQGRGTLEDEWTLRVQGERAGWLRFRHLILATGSRPVALSGVTVDSPRLMDSRMALELPEVPERLLVVGGGYIGLEIGTIYAALGSRVTLVELTDGLLPGVDRDLVEPLARRVRQTFAAVHLSTKVVGVEETTAGLAVSLEGEGVTSPQEFDRVLVAVGRQPNSDGLGLEHTRVEIDPRGFVRVDARRRTTDPRIFAIGDVAGAPLLAHKAIYEGRVAAEAIAGRPVAFDAQAIPAVVFTDPEVAWAGLTDAEAQAQGITPRVARVPWSASGRAVAMDRTDGLTKLVFEEGTGRLLGVGIVGPHAGELLAEGVLGVELAAVAEDLAGTIHTHPTLSETFAEAAHLFLGSPTHLRRPDGRR